A window of Ruania suaedae contains these coding sequences:
- a CDS encoding MFS transporter has protein sequence MTGTIAEQTGRPAYTHEEILKVLTGLLAALFTAMISTTIVSTALPTIMADLGGTQRQYTWVITSALLAMAITTPIWGKLADLFDKKVLVQTAIVLFVIGSLGAGAAQTIPAMMAFRGVQGLAMGGLTALVQAVLGTIIPPRQRGRYFGYMGAVMAVATVSGPLLGGVITEHLHWRWCFFVCLPLAIVAIVMLQATLTLPRADRPERVRIDVAGALLVAVAAGLPMLWVTFAGNDFAWLSWQSAAYLGGALLAAVVLVLVELRVPQPIIPLRVMRNRTTILMVVASIAVGVAMFGTGVFATQYFQLAGGHSPTTAGLMTIPLIIAQMLAGVASGQIVTRTGRWRPVMLVAAGMLVVGLGGLGLVLDHTTPYWVVAVFMAISGVGVGGLIQNIVLAVQNTVDVKDIGASSATIAFFRSVGGTIGVSILGAVLAGQVSSRIADGARAMGIDPSATGVSQGSLDVSSLPAPVQALFHDAYGDSFGLLFAIAGAASVLTLVAIVLVRETTLRTTVEMTREPATSDAREM, from the coding sequence GTGACCGGCACCATCGCTGAGCAGACAGGTAGGCCCGCCTACACCCACGAGGAAATCCTCAAGGTCCTGACGGGACTGCTTGCCGCCCTGTTCACGGCGATGATCTCCACCACGATCGTCTCCACCGCGCTGCCGACGATCATGGCCGACCTGGGCGGTACCCAGCGGCAGTACACCTGGGTCATCACCTCGGCCCTGCTGGCGATGGCGATCACCACCCCGATCTGGGGCAAGCTGGCCGACCTCTTCGACAAGAAGGTGCTCGTCCAGACGGCGATCGTGCTCTTCGTGATCGGTTCCCTCGGCGCCGGCGCCGCCCAGACGATCCCCGCGATGATGGCCTTCCGCGGGGTGCAGGGCCTGGCCATGGGTGGCCTGACGGCGCTGGTGCAGGCCGTGCTCGGCACGATCATCCCGCCCCGCCAGCGCGGCCGCTACTTCGGCTACATGGGCGCAGTGATGGCCGTGGCGACGGTCTCGGGCCCGCTGCTCGGCGGAGTCATCACCGAGCACCTGCACTGGCGCTGGTGCTTCTTCGTCTGCCTGCCGCTGGCGATCGTCGCGATCGTGATGCTGCAGGCCACGCTGACCCTGCCCCGCGCAGACCGGCCGGAGCGGGTGCGCATCGACGTCGCCGGTGCGCTGCTGGTGGCGGTCGCGGCCGGCCTGCCGATGCTGTGGGTGACCTTCGCGGGCAACGACTTCGCGTGGTTGTCCTGGCAGAGCGCTGCGTACCTCGGCGGTGCGCTGCTGGCCGCCGTCGTGCTGGTGCTGGTCGAGCTGCGGGTGCCGCAGCCGATCATCCCCCTGCGTGTGATGCGCAACCGCACCACGATCCTGATGGTCGTCGCCAGTATCGCGGTCGGGGTCGCGATGTTCGGCACTGGCGTGTTCGCGACCCAGTACTTCCAGCTCGCCGGCGGCCATTCGCCGACCACTGCCGGGCTGATGACGATCCCGCTGATCATCGCCCAGATGCTCGCCGGCGTGGCCAGCGGTCAGATCGTCACCCGGACCGGCCGCTGGCGGCCCGTGATGCTCGTGGCCGCCGGGATGCTGGTGGTCGGGCTCGGTGGCCTCGGGCTGGTGCTGGACCACACCACGCCCTACTGGGTGGTGGCCGTGTTCATGGCCATCTCCGGTGTGGGTGTCGGCGGGCTGATCCAGAACATCGTGCTCGCGGTCCAGAACACCGTCGACGTCAAGGACATCGGCGCCTCCTCGGCCACGATCGCCTTCTTCCGTTCGGTCGGCGGGACCATCGGGGTCTCGATCCTCGGTGCCGTGCTCGCCGGCCAGGTCTCCTCGCGGATCGCCGACGGCGCACGGGCGATGGGCATCGACCCCTCCGCGACGGGGGTGAGTCAGGGCAGCCTCGACGTCTCCAGCCTGCCGGCACCGGTGCAGGCCCTCTTCCACGATGCCTATGGCGACTCGTTCGGCCTGCTGTTCGCCATCGCCGGAGCGGCCTCCGTGCTCACTCTCGTTGCGATCGTGCTGGTGCGCGAGACCACGCTGCGCACCACGGTCGAGATGACCCGCGAGCCCGCCACCTCCGACGCGCGCGAGATGTGA
- a CDS encoding MarR family winged helix-turn-helix transcriptional regulator, producing MSTPESHPAAGSAELAAAEAQVTAFWRRARYTSRSLASQVHPQLDASGYTVLATIDDLQAPGTDGEPGSGVRAQELTERLALHKSRLSRVITELEGLGLLERTVDPQDARARLLRLTPSGAESLREARRRRRAVFSARLARWSPADLGELARLLGRLNEDLRPEGAGGGEEPHTPQR from the coding sequence ATGTCCACGCCCGAGTCCCATCCGGCGGCAGGAAGTGCCGAGCTGGCCGCCGCGGAGGCGCAGGTCACCGCTTTCTGGCGCCGCGCCCGCTACACCTCGCGCAGCCTCGCCTCCCAGGTCCACCCCCAGCTCGACGCCTCCGGCTACACGGTGCTGGCCACGATCGACGATCTGCAGGCCCCCGGTACCGATGGCGAACCCGGCAGCGGCGTGCGAGCCCAGGAGCTCACCGAGCGCCTGGCCCTGCACAAGTCGAGGCTCTCGCGCGTCATCACCGAGCTGGAAGGGCTCGGACTGCTCGAGCGCACCGTCGACCCGCAGGACGCCCGGGCCCGCCTGCTGCGGCTGACGCCGTCGGGGGCGGAGTCGCTGCGGGAGGCGAGGCGGCGCCGTCGGGCGGTGTTCTCCGCGCGGTTGGCGCGCTGGTCACCGGCGGACCTCGGCGAGCTCGCGCGGCTGCTCGGCCGGCTGAACGAGGACCTGCGCCCCGAGGGCGCGGGGGGCGGTGAGGAGCCTCACACGCCGCAGCGATAG
- a CDS encoding SGNH/GDSL hydrolase family protein, whose product MTILLTGDSITDCGRDRTDPTSLGEGYAALIAADTPEQRVINTGIGGNRVVDLQQRWEEDVLAHSPDVVSIMIGINDTWRRYDSDDPTTTEAYESGYRDLLARTRAAGIGRIILVEPFLLPVNEGQWAWREDLDPKIVAVRRLAAEFGAEYLATDGPLSQTASRTSPEFLAHDGVHPTPTGHRFLADLWLDNYRR is encoded by the coding sequence GTGACGATCCTTCTGACCGGTGACTCCATCACCGACTGCGGCCGCGACCGGACCGACCCGACGAGCCTCGGCGAGGGCTATGCGGCCCTCATCGCCGCCGACACCCCCGAGCAGCGGGTGATCAACACCGGGATCGGCGGCAACCGGGTGGTCGACCTGCAGCAGCGGTGGGAGGAGGACGTGCTCGCCCACTCCCCCGACGTCGTCTCGATCATGATCGGGATCAACGACACCTGGCGCCGTTACGACTCCGACGACCCCACCACCACCGAGGCCTACGAGTCCGGCTACCGCGATCTGCTCGCGCGCACCAGGGCCGCCGGGATCGGGCGGATCATCCTCGTCGAGCCGTTCCTGCTGCCGGTGAACGAGGGTCAATGGGCCTGGCGGGAGGACCTCGACCCGAAGATCGTCGCGGTGCGTCGCCTCGCGGCCGAGTTCGGCGCCGAGTACCTCGCCACCGACGGTCCGCTCTCCCAGACGGCGTCGCGCACCTCGCCCGAATTCCTCGCCCACGACGGCGTCCACCCCACCCCCACCGGGCACCGCTTCCTCGCCGATCTGTGGCTGGACAACTACCGCCGCTGA
- a CDS encoding MurR/RpiR family transcriptional regulator, with protein MDVLVQLEQRLDSLAPAERKLARAILADPEIVVTSTIAELAQRCATSQATVVRFCRAAGFEGYKTFRLALASARSREAGALSYLRVSDAEIAADDDVPSLVAKVAYQQMRAIEETAQQLDAAALDEVARALSTAERVEIYGGGSSALAAADLHQKLTRLDIASNCFADPHLALTAAGLANEARAAVAFSHSGRTQETVAFLAAARRSGGTTVAVTNAPSAPVARAAQILLLTHAREPERRSGAIASRMAQLAVVDYLVVRMLQADVEHLAGPLHRTREAVRALQVDS; from the coding sequence ATGGACGTTCTCGTCCAGCTCGAGCAGCGCCTCGACTCGCTCGCACCCGCCGAACGCAAGCTCGCCCGAGCCATTCTCGCGGACCCCGAGATAGTGGTGACATCCACGATTGCCGAACTCGCGCAACGCTGCGCCACCTCGCAGGCCACCGTCGTGCGCTTCTGCCGCGCGGCGGGCTTCGAGGGATACAAGACCTTCCGTCTGGCCCTCGCCTCCGCCCGCAGCCGGGAGGCCGGCGCTCTCAGTTACCTGCGCGTCTCCGACGCCGAGATCGCAGCCGACGACGACGTCCCCTCCTTGGTCGCGAAGGTCGCCTACCAGCAGATGCGAGCCATCGAGGAGACGGCCCAGCAGCTCGACGCAGCCGCCCTCGACGAGGTGGCCCGGGCCCTGTCGACGGCCGAGCGCGTCGAGATCTACGGAGGCGGCTCCAGCGCGCTCGCCGCGGCAGACCTGCACCAGAAGCTCACTCGCCTCGACATCGCGTCGAACTGCTTCGCCGATCCGCATCTGGCGCTGACAGCGGCGGGGCTGGCGAACGAGGCACGCGCGGCCGTGGCCTTCTCCCACAGTGGCCGCACGCAGGAGACGGTCGCGTTCCTGGCGGCAGCCCGCCGCAGCGGCGGCACCACCGTGGCCGTCACCAACGCGCCGTCCGCCCCGGTGGCGCGAGCGGCACAGATCCTCCTGCTCACCCATGCGCGCGAGCCCGAGCGGCGGTCGGGCGCGATCGCGAGCCGGATGGCTCAGCTCGCCGTCGTCGACTACCTCGTGGTGCGGATGCTGCAGGCCGATGTCGAGCATCTGGCTGGCCCGCTGCATCGCACGCGTGAGGCCGTTCGGGCACTCCAGGTCGATTCGTAA
- the pbp4b gene encoding penicillin binding protein PBP4B encodes MTHRYRSVALTLVGALGLATLGVGAVQAGPPATLIVHYAGPEEAMIEGAPLEGTASVTETGSDEFGQWAELTFPSAADDSALGFRVAGDSGYADDIRYVWADGDRAEAWIIDGDPRAYAQPQRVPDDQLRVEDRRAYVDVEVLADLLGVGLTPGRNGYQFDGYATDSLDILTLTRGRDYHEIAIDIDRFASNATGRMLTNYTNLVFQDIDGVRDGEDYFLSLASVERLLQVGTHIDNSGTYLLDTLDVAHDSLGTADPEDLGFSADGLADLDRFAQQQIAADWPGLAVVVTKDGQTVLERAWGDALVSSTSTDSDGDLIGAEPLPEADRIPATTDTLWDLASNTKMYATNYAIQRLVSDGDLDLDATIASFPGWENFTDANSEYTGKWTVGGEGGIDDVYTGKETIRLRDLLNHRAGLIPDPEYPNLSSAGDLWYQTDDPDDRTGIIDAISRSPLMYAPRTTFAYSDVDYMILGLLVEQVTGQRLDVYLEENFYGPLGLENTTFNPLEHGIDPSHVAATELNGNTRDGNVSFGEFDSGDPVPMREYTLQGEVHDEKAWYSMAGVAGHAGLFSTTSDMAVLTQLMLNQGVYGGQEYFDADVVEEFLAPTPGNGSYGLGWRLHTDGGQGYYYFNWGPSRYTYGHQGWTGTLTVIDPVHQMTITILTNMRHAPVVDPPNGFATGSMPLANLVPVSAYVYRALAGVGDDYTVATSLENVAGVEVPFGTSEAEALAALAPETTLTDSDGVTHEVPVTWTLAGYSGQTPGPVQARGTTELPATVLQDGTDPIELEITSTVTVLAASPGDPDPTTDPGGPTDPGTDPGEPTDPGTDAPDPTDPSGSSDAGPPSGEDLPQTGASGTSMLIGAAAVALLAGALLLTLRRLRHQR; translated from the coding sequence ATGACTCACAGATACCGATCCGTCGCACTCACCCTGGTGGGAGCGCTCGGACTCGCCACCCTCGGGGTAGGGGCGGTCCAGGCAGGCCCTCCGGCCACCCTGATCGTGCACTACGCGGGGCCCGAGGAGGCGATGATCGAGGGCGCGCCGCTCGAGGGCACCGCCTCGGTCACCGAGACCGGATCCGACGAGTTCGGGCAGTGGGCCGAACTCACCTTCCCGAGCGCCGCCGACGACAGTGCGCTCGGATTCCGGGTGGCAGGGGATTCCGGCTACGCCGATGACATCCGCTACGTCTGGGCCGACGGCGATCGCGCTGAGGCCTGGATCATCGACGGCGACCCCCGCGCCTACGCGCAGCCGCAACGGGTGCCGGACGATCAGCTGCGCGTCGAGGACCGCCGCGCCTACGTCGACGTCGAGGTCCTCGCCGACCTGCTCGGCGTGGGCCTCACCCCCGGGCGCAACGGCTACCAGTTCGACGGCTACGCCACCGACAGCCTCGACATCCTCACCCTCACCCGCGGCCGGGACTACCACGAGATCGCGATCGACATCGACCGGTTCGCCTCGAACGCCACCGGCCGGATGCTGACGAACTACACCAACCTGGTGTTCCAGGACATCGACGGCGTCCGCGATGGGGAGGACTACTTCCTCTCGCTCGCCTCGGTGGAACGGCTGCTGCAGGTCGGCACCCACATCGACAACTCCGGCACCTACCTGCTCGACACCCTGGACGTCGCTCACGACAGCCTCGGCACTGCGGACCCCGAGGACCTCGGCTTCAGCGCGGACGGGCTCGCCGATCTGGACCGCTTCGCGCAGCAGCAGATCGCGGCCGACTGGCCGGGCCTAGCGGTCGTGGTGACCAAGGACGGTCAGACCGTCCTGGAACGGGCCTGGGGAGATGCTCTGGTCTCCTCGACTTCGACCGACTCCGACGGCGACCTCATCGGGGCCGAACCCCTCCCCGAGGCCGACCGGATCCCGGCCACGACCGACACCCTCTGGGACCTGGCATCGAACACCAAGATGTACGCCACCAACTACGCGATCCAGCGGCTGGTCAGTGACGGCGATCTCGACCTGGACGCCACCATCGCCAGCTTCCCCGGCTGGGAGAACTTCACCGACGCCAACTCGGAGTACACCGGGAAGTGGACCGTCGGCGGCGAGGGCGGAATCGACGACGTGTACACCGGCAAGGAGACCATCCGGTTACGGGACCTGCTCAACCACCGAGCCGGCCTCATCCCCGATCCCGAGTACCCGAACCTCTCCTCGGCCGGCGACCTCTGGTACCAGACCGACGACCCGGACGACCGCACCGGGATCATCGACGCCATCAGCCGCTCGCCGCTGATGTACGCCCCGCGCACCACCTTCGCCTATTCGGACGTCGACTACATGATCCTCGGACTGCTCGTGGAGCAGGTCACGGGTCAGCGGCTCGACGTCTACCTGGAGGAGAACTTCTACGGCCCGCTCGGCCTCGAGAACACGACGTTCAACCCGCTGGAGCACGGAATCGATCCCTCCCACGTGGCGGCGACCGAGCTCAACGGCAACACCCGGGACGGGAACGTCTCCTTCGGCGAGTTCGACAGCGGCGATCCGGTCCCCATGCGCGAGTACACCCTCCAGGGTGAGGTCCACGACGAGAAGGCCTGGTACTCCATGGCCGGCGTGGCGGGACATGCGGGACTGTTCTCCACCACCTCGGACATGGCGGTCCTCACCCAGCTGATGCTGAACCAGGGCGTGTACGGCGGGCAGGAGTACTTCGACGCCGACGTCGTCGAGGAGTTCCTCGCGCCGACGCCCGGGAATGGCAGCTACGGGCTGGGGTGGCGGCTGCACACCGACGGCGGTCAGGGCTACTACTACTTCAACTGGGGCCCGAGCCGGTACACCTACGGCCACCAGGGCTGGACCGGCACCCTGACCGTGATCGACCCGGTGCACCAGATGACGATCACCATCCTGACGAACATGCGCCACGCGCCCGTCGTCGATCCTCCCAACGGGTTCGCGACCGGCAGCATGCCGCTGGCCAATCTCGTTCCCGTCTCGGCCTACGTCTACCGTGCGCTGGCAGGCGTCGGCGACGACTACACGGTGGCGACCTCGCTCGAGAACGTGGCCGGCGTCGAGGTGCCGTTCGGCACCTCGGAGGCCGAGGCGCTGGCCGCCCTGGCGCCTGAGACCACCCTCACCGATTCCGACGGCGTGACGCACGAGGTGCCGGTGACGTGGACCCTCGCGGGCTACAGCGGGCAGACTCCCGGACCCGTTCAGGCACGCGGCACCACCGAACTGCCCGCGACCGTGCTGCAGGACGGCACCGACCCGATCGAACTGGAGATCACCAGCACCGTCACGGTGCTGGCCGCATCGCCGGGGGATCCCGATCCCACGACCGATCCGGGCGGGCCGACCGATCCCGGCACCGACCCGGGCGAGCCCACGGACCCGGGCACGGACGCACCGGATCCGACCGATCCCAGCGGGTCCAGCGATGCGGGGCCGCCCTCCGGCGAGGATCTGCCGCAGACCGGCGCCTCGGGCACCAGCATGCTGATCGGTGCGGCCGCCGTAGCACTGCTGGCCGGAGCACTCCTGCTGACGCTGCGCAGGCTGCGCCACCAGCGCTGA